AACCGGTCCGGCCGATGAGCGCGATCGGGGGCTGACACCATGACCGAGGCAACGACCACCGTGCCATCGGATGGGGCTGCGGCAGTGACCCGGGTGGAGGTGCGCCTGTTCGCCGCGGCCCGGGCCGCGGCCCAGACCTCCGCCACGACGATCGAGGTGCCGGGGGACGCGACCGTCGCGCACGTCCTGGATGCGGCGACTGCTCGGCATCCCGGATTGGCGGCCGTCCTGCCCCGGTGCAGCTACCTGCTGGACCAGGTCGCGGTGCACGGCCGGGAGACACCGATCGGGTCGGCCACCACGCTCGACGTGCTGCCGCCGTTCGCCGGCGGCTGATCCCCGGGGCGCCGCCCAGGATTCGGCACCCCGCGCACGGGAAATTGCGCAGGTCAGCAGCACACGGCCGGTCAGGCGTGTCTGTCACCGATGTATCCGGGCCGGGCGATAGCGTCTCGAACTGGTTGCTGCCCGTCACGGCCCGGCGGGAGCGGCCGTTGACCAGCACAGACCAGGAGGACTCCATGTCCCATCCGTCTTCCGGCTCGGACTCGCCGGAATCGACGAACGATCGGCCCACCGGCGCAGCGGACGCGTCGTCCGGCTCGTCCGCCGGCGCGCCCGGTTCGTCGTTCACCACGTCGGACCAGCAGGGCGCCCCGTCCGGCTGGGACACCCCGTCCGATGACGCGGCGGCAACCCGCACCTACCAGGCGCCGTCTCCCGGTGACTCCGGTTCCTACGGACCCCCCGCCGGCTACACCCCTTCGTCGTCGCAGCCGACCCAGTACGGTCCTCCACCCGGATCGAGCCCGTACGGCGCCCCGCAGGGTGGGCAGTACGGCGCCCCGCAGGGTGGGCAGTACGGGTCTGCGCAGTACGGCGCTCCGCAGGGCAATCAGCCGTCCCAGTACGGTGCGCCACAGACTGACCAGGACCCGCAGTACGGCGCTCCGCAGAGCGGGCAGGCGCCCCAGTACGGCGCTCCGCAGAGCGGGCAGGCGCCCCAGTACGGCGCCCCCCAGGGCGACCAGGCACCGCAGTACGGGGCCCCGCAGAGCGGGCAGGCGCCCCAGTACGGCGCCCCCCAGGGCGGCGACCAGGCACCGCAGTACGGTGCCCCGCAGAGCGGACAGACCACCCAGTACGGCGCCCCCCAGACCGGGCAGTACGGCGCGCCGTCGTCCGACCAGGGCCAGTACGGCGCTCCACAGTCGGGCGGGCAGTACGGCCAGTACGGAGCCCCGCAGGGCGGCCAGTACGGCGCGCCCCCACAGGGCGGTCAGTACGGCCAGTACGGAGCCCCGCAGGGCGGCCAGTACGGCGCACCCCCACAGGGCGGGCAGTACGGCCAGTACGGAGCCCCGCAGGGCGGCCTATACGGCGCACCCCCACAGGGCGGGCAGTACGGCCAGTACGGTGCGCCCCAGCAGGGCCAGTACGGCGCTCCGCAGCCGGGCTACGGTCCGCCCGCCGGCTACGGCGCCCCCGGACAGATGCCGTCCTACGGCGCACCCGGCCAAGCCCCCCAGCCGCAGTACGGTGCCCCCGGTTATGCCCCGCAGGGGCAGTACCCCACCCCGCCGCGAGCCGCCAGCTTCGACCCGTCGAAGGTCACGATCGCGGGCTGGGGTGTGCTGGGCGCCGCCGCCCTGACGCTGATCGTCAGCTTCTTCCCGTTCTGGTCGGCGAGCTTCGGCTTCATCTCGGTGTCGCTGAACGCGTGGAACCTGTGGTGGTGGTTGCCCATCCTGCTTGCGGTCGCGGTCGGGGTCATCTATCTCCTGCAGCAGATCGGCATCGTCCGGCCGGGCCAGGTGCGACCGGACTGGCTGGTCTACGGGGCAGCCGCGTCGTTCGTCCTGACGGTCATCGTGCTGATCCAGACGTTCCTCAATCGCGGCGCGTCCTACGGGTTCGATTCGGCGACCGCCTCCGCCGGCCCGAGCCTGGGCGTCTGGTTGGCCCTGCTGACCACGGCGGCGCTGACCTACTTCACCGCGCTCACCGCGCAGAGCGCCGGCGCCAAGCTGCCCATCAAGGTCCCCGGACCCCGATGAGCTGACCGGCACGCAGCACGATGGCCTCGACCCGATCCGGGTCGGGGCCATCGTCGTTCCCAGCCCTGGTTCGCCGTCGATGGCGGTTGCCCACAGCGGACACCGAAGGCAGGGCACCGCCTCGGGCCGACCGCTAGCCTTCGGGCGCCGGAACAACGGCAGCCTGAGTTGGCCCGAGCGGAAAGAGACGCACCCGTGACCTACCCCTCCGACCCGCAGAACCCCCACTGGGCGGTCCCGAATCAGCAGTGGGGTCCGGCCCCGCAGCCGGGGTTCCCTCCGGCTCAGCCCGGTTGGGGCGGGCCGGTGATGCCGCCCGGACCGGCCGCCCCGACCGGGTGGATGAGCGGCCAGGCACCGGCCCCGCGCACCCCGTCGAACGCCGGGATGGTCGCGGTCGCGCTGACCTACCTGACGGGCGTGTTGAGCGCCGGCTTCGCGACCGTCGCCTGCATCGCGCTGGTCTTCACCCAGGCTCTCGCGCGGGAATTCGACGGGTTGTCCTCTGGCTTCTCGACCTCGAGCCGGGGCCTGGGCGAGACCGGCACGAACCTCGCGCTGAGCACCGTCCTGTTCCTCGTGGTGGCCGCGCTCTGCTTCATCGGTGCCGTCCGTCTGTCGACGGTGGGTTCGAGCGGGTGGGCCTACGCCGGCGTCATCACCTGCCTGGTCCTGATGCTTCTCGGATCGATCGGCTCGAACGGCGGCGGTTGGCTCCTGCTGCTGGTGCTGGCCCCGCTGGGCGCCCTGGTCGCTCTGCTGGTCGCCCGTCAGGCCACCACCAACCCCGCCCGCTGACCGCGGCCGGATCACCCTCAGTCCCCGCAACGCCGCAGGGCCCCGATCCGCATGCGGATCGGGGCCCTGCGGTCACTCGGCAGGTCAGCGGCCGAAGACGTCCTTGGCGGTGTCCTTGACCTTCTCGCCGGTCTGCTTGGCGTTGGCCGAAGCCTGGTCAGCCTGGCCCTCGGCCTGCAGGTCGTGGTTGTCGGTGGCCTTGCCAGCGGCCTCCTTGGCCTTCCCGACGACGTTCTCGGCCGCGTTCGAGATCTTGTCTCCGATACCCATGGCGTTCCTCCCGTGGTGGTGGGCCGGGGCCGGCGGCTCCCGGAATGATCCGTACCTGCTGCCGGTACCCAGTGACGACGAATCCGACACGGTCCATTCCCGATCGGGCGCCCGCCCCTCGAACTGGGTGCGGTACAGCTCGGCGTACAGACCGCCCTGGGCGATGAGCTCGTCGTGGGTGCCGCGCTGCACGATGCGGCCCTCGTCGACCACCAGGATCTGGTCGGCGCTGCGGATCGTGGACAGCCGGTGGGCGATGACCAGCGAGGTCCGGCCGGTCAGGGCGGCGGCGAGCGCCTGCTGCACGGCCGCCTCGGATTCGCTGTCCAGGTGGGCGGTCGCCTCGTCGAGGATCACGACGGACGGCGCCTTGAGCAGCAGCCGGGCGATCGCCAACCGCTGCTTCTCCCCGCCGGACAGCCGGTGGCCCCGATCGCCGACGAGGGTGTCCAGGCCGCTGGGCATGGTCTGCACGAGGTCCCAGATGTGCGCGGCCCGCAGCGCCGCGATCAGGTCGTCGTCGGTGGCCTCCGGGCGGGCGTAGAGCAGGTTGTTGCGGATCGAGTCGTGGAACAGGTGGGCGTCCTGGGCGACCACCCCGACGGCGTCGCGTACGGACTGGATCGTGGCGTCGCGCAGGTCGATCCCGGCGATGCGGACCGCACCGGATTCCGGGTCGTAGATGCGGGGCACCAACTGCGAGATGGTGGTCTTACCGGCCCCGGACGGTCCGACCAGCGCGACGAGCTGGCCGGGGCGGGCGTGGAAGCTGACTCCGTGCAGCACCGGGTGGGCGGGCGCATGGTCCACCCCGTCGCCGGGACCGGAGCCGCCGTCACCGCGGCCCTGCAGCGAATCCAGGGACACCTCGTCCGCGGCCGGGTAGGCGAAGTGCACGTCGGAGAATTCGACGTCGGGCGCCCCGTCGGCCGGGCCACCGACGGGCAACGGCCGGGCTCCGGGGCGGTCGGTGATGAGCGGCGGGAGGTCGAGGATCTCGAAGACCCGCTCGAAGGACACCAGCGCGCTCATGATGTCGACGCGCACGTTGGACAGCGCGGTGAGCGGCCCGTAGAGCCGGGCCAGCAGCAGGGCGAGCGCGACCACGGCGCCCGGTTCCAGGGAGCCGCCCAGGGCCAGTGCACCGCCCAGGCCGTAGGTCAGGGCGGTGGCCAGCGCGGCCACCAGGGAGAGGGCGACGAGGAACACCTGCCCGTACATGGCGGTGGTGACGCCGATGTCGCGGACCCGCCCGGCGCGGTCGGCGAAGGCCGCGGCCTCCCGTTCGGGGCGGCCGAACAGCTGGACCAGCAGGGCTCCGGAGACGTTGAACCGTTCCACGGTGGTGGTGCTCATGGCCGAGCTGAGGTCGTACCGCTCCCGGGTGAGGGCCTGCAGTCGGCGCCCGACGCGACGGGCCGGGAGGACGAAGACCGGTAGCAGCAGCAGCGAGATGAGGGTGATCTGCCAGGACAGGGTGAACATGACGGCGGCGGTGAGGACGAGGGCGATCACGTTGGTGACGACCCCGGACAGCGTCGAGGTGAACGCCTGCTGGGCTCCGATGATGTCGCTGGTGAAGCGGCTGTTCAGCGCCCCGGTCTGGGTGCGGGTGAAAAACGCCAGCGACATCCGTTGCACGTGCTCGAACACGGTGGTGCGCAGGTCGAAGATCAGCCCTTCACCGATGCGGGCCGAGTACCACCGTTCCCCCAGCGACAGTGCGGCGTCCAGGACGGCCAGGCCGGCGATGATCGCGACGACGACGGCCAGGGTGCGACCGGTGCCGCCGGAGGTGATGACGTTGACGACCTCGCCGGCCAGCAGCGGGGTGGCCACCCCGATCCCGGCCGAGAGCACGGTCATCAGCAGGAACGCGGTGAGTTCCCGTCGGTAGGGGCGGGCGAAGGCAAGTACCCGACGCACCGTTCCCGGGGCCAGCCGGTGCCGGACGACCCCGCTGTCCTGCCGGGCCATCCGCCAGGCGGACATCCCGCCACCGGGCGCGCCCATGCGGGCTCCGGACATCGTGATCCTCCCGTCCGGGCCCGACGACGACGGGACCCGACAGCGGCCAACGCGGCCCGCTTGCTTCAGCTTCCCCCGGCGGGCCCCTCTGCGCCCTGGGCGTAACCCGAACCGGGTCCTCGGCCCGTGAGCGGCCTCAGTGGGCCGAGCGTGGCCAGCCCGCGGCGGCCGCCCGGGCGGCGATGGTGAGCACCACGATGACGACGGCGACGATGAGCGCGGCGATGGCGGTGGTCAGCGATTCGGGTGCGCCGGAGAGCCGCCCGACGGCGATCCAGGCGACGCCCCAGGCCATGGCGGCGCCGATGGCGAGGTTGCCGCGGCTGGCGCGGAGCAGCAGGAACGCGATCAGCGCGGCGACCACCAGCACCGCGGCGGCGATGACCTCACCGGCGAAGCCCTCGACGCGAATGCCCTCGGCGACCAGGAACGCGGTCACGTTGGCGCAGACGGCCACGCTCACCCAGCCGACGTACAGGCCGAGGGTGCCGTCGACGACGATCGTCTCGAGCAGGCCCGAGGAGGGGGTGCGGGCGAGCTCGCGGATGATCAGGCCGAGGACCAGGACTAGGGCGGCGATGACGACGACGCTCAGCCAGAGCGGCGCGAAGCTGACGACCAGCAGCCACCCGGCGTTGAGCAGCATGGAGGCGGCGACGAGCCAGCCGATGCGGCGCTGCCGTTCGGCCGCCCGCTGCGACGGCAGCCACTGGAACAGGGTGTAGGCGGCCAGCCCCAGGTAGATCACGGACCAGATGGAGAACGCGGGGCCGGCCGGGGCCAGCAGGGTGGCGTCGGCGGACAACGCCCCGCCGGCGGTCTGGTTGACGGCCTGGCCCCCGAAGACGCCGACCCCGAGCAGGGTGCCGAGGACGCACAGCACCTCGCTCACCGTCACGGTGATCAGACGGGCGCGGTCGCGGGGTTCCAGCGCGGCGGAGCGGGTGGCGGCGGGGGTGGGGGTGTTGACGGCCATGCCTTCTGGGTTACCCCCTCAGCATGCTGACTAATCTACCGTGACCGGACCGACACCCTGCGGCGCGATCACAGACCGAACCGTTCCCGCCGGTCCTCCGGCACCAGCCGGACCAGATCGGGGTGCCGCTGCACGTACTTCAGGACGAACGGACAGAACGGCAGGATCTGCTGGCCCCGCTCGTCGACGGCGGCCAGGGCCCGGCCGACGAGGGTGCCGCCGAGACCGCGCCCGCCGTAGGCCGGGTCGATCTCGGTGTGCGGGAAGGACAGCAGCCCGTCACCCCGGTCCTGGTACTCGGTGAACCCGGCCAGTGCCCCGTCGACCAGGATCTCGAAGCGGGAGCGCTCCGTCGCGTCGACGACCTCGATGTCCGATGCGGGGGCGCTCACGCCGAGTTCACCCACTCGTCGGTGCCGTCGGCGAAGACCTGACGCTTCCAGATCGGGATGCGGGCCTTGACCTCGTCGACCAGGTCACCGCAGGCGGCGAACGCCTCGCCCCGGTGTTCGGCGGACACCGCGGCGGCCAGCGCCACGTCCCCGATCCGCAGTGCTCCCGTCCGGTGCGAGACGGCGACCGCGACGACGCCGTCCCGGGCGGCGATCTCCCGGGCCACCTCGAGCAGCAGGGCGGCGGCGGTCTCGTGGGCCTCGTACTCCAGGGCGACGACCGCGCGGCCCCCGTCGTGGTCGCGGATCATGCCGTTGAAGGTCACCGCGGCGCCGCTGCGCGCGTGCTCCACGGCGACCAGGTGGGCCGACATGCTGATCGGGTCACCGGTCACCCGGGCCAGGGTCACACGTCCGGCCATCAGGCATCCTCCGAGCGGTCCGTCGCGGGGCCGCTGCCCCCCGAGCTGGGGTGGTCGCCGCCGCGGAGCTGGTCCAGGGCATGCGCGAGCACCGTATCCAGGACGGCAAGTCCGTCGCGAACTCCGCCGGTCGAACCGGGCAGGTTCACCACGAGGGTGCGGCCGGCGACGCCCACCAGGCCCCGGGAGAGCACCGCGGTCGAGACCCCGGCCTGCGCGCCGGCCCGGCGGATGGCCTCGGCCAGCCCGGGGATCTCGTAGTCGAGGATCGCGGCCGTGGCCTGCGGGGTGGCGTCGGTCGGCGAGATGCCGGTGCCGCCGGAGGTGATCACCAGGTCGGACCCCAGCGCCCCGTTGATGGCCCACCCGATGCTGCGGTCGGCGACCACCACCGGTTCCGGGACGTCGAACCCGCGGTCGAGCAGCCACTGGCGGATCACCGGGCCGGTGCGGTCGGCGTAGATCCCGCCGGCCGCCCGGGTCGAGGCGATGACGACCACGGCGGTCCGGCCCGCCGCGGTCACCGGTCCCCCGGCCGGGTCCAGCTGCCGGTCTTGCCGCCGTCCTTGCGGTCCACCCGGATCGCGTCGAGGACGGCGGCCGGGTCAACGGCCTTGATCATGTCGTGCAGGGTGAGCCCGGCGACGGCGACGGCGGTCAGGGCCTCCATCTCGACGCCGGTGCGGTCGGTGGTCCGCACCGTGGCGGTGATCGCGACCTCCGTCTCCTGCAGTGTCAGGTCGAGGGTGACCCCGGAGACGGCGATCGGATGGCAGAGCGGGATCAGGTCGGGAGTCCGCTTCACGCCCATGATCCCGGCGATGCGGGCGGTGGCCAGCGCGTCGCCCTTGGGCAGACCGTCCCGGCGCAGCAGGCCGACCACCTCGGCCGTCGTGCGGACCACCCCGGTGGCGACCGCGGTGCGGGAGGTCGGCTGCTTGTCGGAGACGTCCACCATCCGGGCGGCCCCGTGGGCGTCGGTGTGGCTCAGCTCGCTGTTCGTCGCGCTCATACCGTCTCCCCCACGGCCGCGGTCTGCGTCCGTTCGTCCACCGGGTCACCGGCGACGCCCTGCCGGGTGGCCGCGCCGGCCACCGCGGCTGCGACGGCCTTGGCCACCCGGTCGTCGAACACGCTGGGCACGATGAACGAGGCGTTGAGCTGCTCCGGCGACACCACGTTGGCGATGGCGTCGGCGGCGGCCAGCAGCATGGCGTCGGTGATGTCCCGGGCCTGCGCGTCCAGCAGTCCGCGGAAGACCCCGGGGAACGCGAGCACGTTGTTGATCTGGTTGGGGAAGTCCGAGCGTCCGGTGGCGACGACGGCGGCGTGGGCCTGTGCGGCCAGCGGGTCGATCTCCGGGTCCGGGTTGGCGAGCGCGAAGACGATGGCGTCGTCGGCCATGGTGGCTACGTCCTCGGCCTTCAGGATGTTGGGCGCGGAGACGCCGATGAACACGTCCGCCCCGCGAACGGCCTGCGCGAGGGTGCCGGTCACCGCCGCCTTGTTGGTCGCGGCGGCGACCTCGGCGAGGTTGCGGTCCATGCCCGGGCGGTCCCGGTGGACGCAGCCCTCGATGTCCACGGCGATGATGTCGGCGGGGTTCTGGTGCAGCAGCAACCGGATGATGGCGTTGCCGGCGGCGCCCACCCCGGACACGACGATGCGGCAGTCCGAGATGTCCTTGCCGACCACCCGCAGCGCGTTGCGCAGGGCCCCGGAGACGACGATGGCGGTGCCGTGCTGGTCGTCGTGGAACACGGGGATGTCCAGCAGGTCCCGCAGCCGGGATTCGATTTCGAAACACCGTGGGGCGGCGATGTCCTCGAGGTTGATGCCGCCGTACACGGGGGCGATCAGTTGCACCGTGCGGATGATCTCCTCGGTGTCGGTGGTGTCCAGGCACACCGGCCAGGCGTCGACCCCGGCGAACTTCTTGAACAGCGCCGCCTTGCCCTCCATCACCGGGAGGGCGGCGGCCGGGCCGAGATTGCCCAGGCCCAGCACGGCGGTGCCGTCGGTGACGACGGCGACGGTGTTCCGCTTGATGGTGAGACTGCGTGCGTCGTCGGGGTTCTCGGCGATGGCCTGACAGACCCGGGCGACCCCGGGGGTGTAGGCGCGGGAGAGGTCGTCACGGTTGCGCAGCGGCACCTTGGACGCGATCTCGATCTTGCCGCCGAGGTGAACCAGGAAGGTGCGGTCGGAGACCTTGCGGACGTGCACGTCGGGGAGGGCGTCGACGGCGGCCCGGATCTCGTCGGCGTGCGGGCCGGACTGGGCGTTGGCCGAGAGGTCGACCACCATCCGCTGGGCCGTCGACTCGACGACGTCGAACGCGGTGATGACGCCGCCGGCCCGGCCGACCGCGGTGGTGAGGTCGCCGGCGGCACCGGCCGAGGGGGGCGCCTGGATCCGCATGGTGATCGAGTAACCGGGTCCGGGTATCGCCATCGCGCTGCTCCTTCGCGGGCGGTGGCCCGCGGCTCGGGGGTGAGGCCGGGTCAGCGTATGCCCGCCGGGCGGTCCACATCCGCGCCCCCGGCCAGGTCCCCGCACTCGATGGACCGGACGGGGTGCCGGCGTAGGTAGCCGTTCGCGCCGGTGTCGCCGACGGCGGCGGCCGCCGCTCCGGCCCAGTGGTCGCGGCCGAGGACGACGGGATGCCCGGGACGCCCGAGGAAGGTGGCCCGGGCCAGCAGCGCCGACGGGTCGGCCGCGTCGGCGACGACGTCGAGCACCCGGCGGACGACCGGACGACCCACGTCGGGCAGGTCGACCAGCAGCACGAGGACAGCGGTGGTGTCCGGGTCGTCGGCCGCCGCGGCCAGTCCGGCGCGCAGACTCGATCCGAGACCGGTGCGGTGGTCGGGGTTGTCGACCGCGACGACGCCGTCCGGCAGCAGCGCGGTCACCTCGTCGCCGGCCGCACCCACGACGACGAGGCGCCGGGGCAGCCCCTCGACGGCCGCCAGGGCCCGCAGGACCCACGGGCCGTCGCCGGTGTCGACCAGCGCCTTGGGCGTGCCGTAGCGCCGGCCCGACCCCGCCGCCAGGATCAGCCCGGCGACCGGGACCGGCTCGGGAACGGGACTACCGGTTGATGACGGTCGTCGGGTGCTCGTAGGGCACCGACGGCAGCGGGAACTCGATGTCGCCGTACGGGGACAGCGCGCCCTGGACGTGGGTGTGGAGCTCGGTCACGACGTGCTCGCCCTCGGCCGCCTCGGGCCACGTCGGGTCGACCCCTTTGCTTCGCTTGCCGGCCACGAGGCCCTCCCTGATGACGTGTCAACGCCGCCGGTCGGCGGTCCGCCCCCAGTGTCCCGCACCGGGCCGCGTCCGCGCACCCGGCCGTGCCCCGTGTGTGTCGATCGTCCCGTGCTTCCCGGTCGCAGCCGGTCGGGCGGTGGGGCCCCATTCACTACCGTGGTCGGAATGGTCTCGACCCTGGACTGGCTGCGCGCCCGCACCGACGAGGAGATCGTCGGCCTGCTGCGTTCCCGGCCCGACCTGGCGGTGCCGGCGCCCACCGACCTCGCCGTCCTGGCCGGTCGACTCAACACCAGTCCGTCGGTGTGGCGGGCGATGGAGGGCCTGGACGCGTTCGCGGTGCTGGTGCTCACCGCTCTGACCGTGGCCGAGGCCCACAGCCGGGCGGTGCCTCCCGAGCGGGTCGTCGCACTGCTCGGCAGTGGCGTCGACGCCGACGACGTGTCCCCGGTGCTGGTGCAGTTGGAGTCGCTGGCCCTGGTCCGACGGACCGACGACGGCGAGCTGCTGCTCCCGCCGGCGGTGGCCGCGGCGCTGGGCCCGCACCCGGCCGGCCTGGGCGCCCCGGGCTCGGTGACCCCGGCCGAGGCGGCCGAACGGCTGGCCCAGCTGTCCGCCGCCGATCGGGCGGTGCTGGACAAGCTCAACGCGGGGACGCCGCGCGGCAGTATGGGCCGTTCGTCCAGTCCGGTCGCCCGGGCCGTGAAGGATCTCGTGCAGACCGGCCTGCTCCGGCGGGTGGATCCCGACACGGTGGAACTACCGCGGGAGGTGGGACTGGCCCTGCGCGGTGATCACCCGCTGGGTCCGGTGCGGACGGTGGCACCGTCCGCCGGCGTCGTCGACCGCGGTGTGGCCACCGTCGACGGGACCGGTGGCGGCCAGGCGCTGGCGGCCCTGGACCGCTGGCACCGGCTGCTGGAGGCGGTGGGGGCCAATCCGGCCCCGCAGCTGAAATCCGGTGGGATGGGCGTGCGGGACCTGCGGCGCATCGCACGGACGGTCGGGGTCGAGGAGGACGTCGCCGCCCTCGACATCGAGGTGTTGGCCGCGGCCGGGTTGCTGGGGACGTCCGATCCGCGGGTACCGGCCCGGGCGGCCCGTGGCGCCGCGAGCTGGGGGGCGCCGTCCTGGACGCCGACCTCGCTGGTCGACGCGCTGTGGGCCGGCCCGGAGGAGAACGCCTGGGCCCTGCTCGCCCTGACCTGGCTCGATCTGCGCCGCAATCCGGGGCGGATCGGGGCCCGCGACGTGTCCGGCAAGGTCATCACCCCGTTGGCCGCCGAAGTGGCGTGGACCCGCGGCCCGGCCGAACGCCGGTCGGTCCTGCGGGAGCTCGCCGCCCTGCCCGCCGGCTCGGGCATGGGTGAGGCGGCCCTGGCCGACCTGCTCGGGTGGCGCTCACCGTTGCGCCCGGCCGAGCACCGGGCCGCGGTGCTGTCCTCGACGCTGCGGGAGGCCACGTCCATCGGGATCGTGGCGTTCGACGCGCTCACCACGGCCGGTCGGGCCCTGCTGGACGCGGACACCGAGACCGCCGCGCGGGCCCTGACCGCCGCTCTGCCCGCGCCGGTCGAGCAGTTCCTCGTGCAGGCCGACCTGACGGTGGTGGCCCCCGGTCGGCTCACCCCGGAATTGGCCGGCCGGCTGGCCGAGAGCGCC
This window of the Nakamurella flava genome carries:
- a CDS encoding MoaD/ThiS family protein — its product is MTEATTTVPSDGAAAVTRVEVRLFAAARAAAQTSATTIEVPGDATVAHVLDAATARHPGLAAVLPRCSYLLDQVAVHGRETPIGSATTLDVLPPFAGG
- a CDS encoding ABC transporter transmembrane domain-containing protein, which translates into the protein MSGARMGAPGGGMSAWRMARQDSGVVRHRLAPGTVRRVLAFARPYRRELTAFLLMTVLSAGIGVATPLLAGEVVNVITSGGTGRTLAVVVAIIAGLAVLDAALSLGERWYSARIGEGLIFDLRTTVFEHVQRMSLAFFTRTQTGALNSRFTSDIIGAQQAFTSTLSGVVTNVIALVLTAAVMFTLSWQITLISLLLLPVFVLPARRVGRRLQALTRERYDLSSAMSTTTVERFNVSGALLVQLFGRPEREAAAFADRAGRVRDIGVTTAMYGQVFLVALSLVAALATALTYGLGGALALGGSLEPGAVVALALLLARLYGPLTALSNVRVDIMSALVSFERVFEILDLPPLITDRPGARPLPVGGPADGAPDVEFSDVHFAYPAADEVSLDSLQGRGDGGSGPGDGVDHAPAHPVLHGVSFHARPGQLVALVGPSGAGKTTISQLVPRIYDPESGAVRIAGIDLRDATIQSVRDAVGVVAQDAHLFHDSIRNNLLYARPEATDDDLIAALRAAHIWDLVQTMPSGLDTLVGDRGHRLSGGEKQRLAIARLLLKAPSVVILDEATAHLDSESEAAVQQALAAALTGRTSLVIAHRLSTIRSADQILVVDEGRIVQRGTHDELIAQGGLYAELYRTQFEGRAPDREWTVSDSSSLGTGSRYGSFREPPAPAHHHGRNAMGIGDKISNAAENVVGKAKEAAGKATDNHDLQAEGQADQASANAKQTGEKVKDTAKDVFGR
- a CDS encoding tryptophan-rich sensory protein, translated to MAVNTPTPAATRSAALEPRDRARLITVTVSEVLCVLGTLLGVGVFGGQAVNQTAGGALSADATLLAPAGPAFSIWSVIYLGLAAYTLFQWLPSQRAAERQRRIGWLVAASMLLNAGWLLVVSFAPLWLSVVVIAALVLVLGLIIRELARTPSSGLLETIVVDGTLGLYVGWVSVAVCANVTAFLVAEGIRVEGFAGEVIAAAVLVVAALIAFLLLRASRGNLAIGAAMAWGVAWIAVGRLSGAPESLTTAIAALIVAVVIVVLTIAARAAAAGWPRSAH
- a CDS encoding GNAT family N-acetyltransferase; this encodes MSAPASDIEVVDATERSRFEILVDGALAGFTEYQDRGDGLLSFPHTEIDPAYGGRGLGGTLVGRALAAVDERGQQILPFCPFVLKYVQRHPDLVRLVPEDRRERFGL
- a CDS encoding molybdenum cofactor biosynthesis protein MoaE; amino-acid sequence: MAGRVTLARVTGDPISMSAHLVAVEHARSGAAVTFNGMIRDHDGGRAVVALEYEAHETAAALLLEVAREIAARDGVVAVAVSHRTGALRIGDVALAAAVSAEHRGEAFAACGDLVDEVKARIPIWKRQVFADGTDEWVNSA
- a CDS encoding MogA/MoaB family molybdenum cofactor biosynthesis protein is translated as MTAAGRTAVVVIASTRAAGGIYADRTGPVIRQWLLDRGFDVPEPVVVADRSIGWAINGALGSDLVITSGGTGISPTDATPQATAAILDYEIPGLAEAIRRAGAQAGVSTAVLSRGLVGVAGRTLVVNLPGSTGGVRDGLAVLDTVLAHALDQLRGGDHPSSGGSGPATDRSEDA
- the moaC gene encoding cyclic pyranopterin monophosphate synthase MoaC yields the protein MSATNSELSHTDAHGAARMVDVSDKQPTSRTAVATGVVRTTAEVVGLLRRDGLPKGDALATARIAGIMGVKRTPDLIPLCHPIAVSGVTLDLTLQETEVAITATVRTTDRTGVEMEALTAVAVAGLTLHDMIKAVDPAAVLDAIRVDRKDGGKTGSWTRPGDR
- a CDS encoding NAD-dependent malic enzyme; translated protein: MAIPGPGYSITMRIQAPPSAGAAGDLTTAVGRAGGVITAFDVVESTAQRMVVDLSANAQSGPHADEIRAAVDALPDVHVRKVSDRTFLVHLGGKIEIASKVPLRNRDDLSRAYTPGVARVCQAIAENPDDARSLTIKRNTVAVVTDGTAVLGLGNLGPAAALPVMEGKAALFKKFAGVDAWPVCLDTTDTEEIIRTVQLIAPVYGGINLEDIAAPRCFEIESRLRDLLDIPVFHDDQHGTAIVVSGALRNALRVVGKDISDCRIVVSGVGAAGNAIIRLLLHQNPADIIAVDIEGCVHRDRPGMDRNLAEVAAATNKAAVTGTLAQAVRGADVFIGVSAPNILKAEDVATMADDAIVFALANPDPEIDPLAAQAHAAVVATGRSDFPNQINNVLAFPGVFRGLLDAQARDITDAMLLAAADAIANVVSPEQLNASFIVPSVFDDRVAKAVAAAVAGAATRQGVAGDPVDERTQTAAVGETV
- a CDS encoding nucleotidyltransferase family protein; the protein is MILAAGSGRRYGTPKALVDTGDGPWVLRALAAVEGLPRRLVVVGAAGDEVTALLPDGVVAVDNPDHRTGLGSSLRAGLAAAADDPDTTAVLVLLVDLPDVGRPVVRRVLDVVADAADPSALLARATFLGRPGHPVVLGRDHWAGAAAAAVGDTGANGYLRRHPVRSIECGDLAGGADVDRPAGIR
- a CDS encoding helicase-associated domain-containing protein, with the translated sequence MVSTLDWLRARTDEEIVGLLRSRPDLAVPAPTDLAVLAGRLNTSPSVWRAMEGLDAFAVLVLTALTVAEAHSRAVPPERVVALLGSGVDADDVSPVLVQLESLALVRRTDDGELLLPPAVAAALGPHPAGLGAPGSVTPAEAAERLAQLSAADRAVLDKLNAGTPRGSMGRSSSPVARAVKDLVQTGLLRRVDPDTVELPREVGLALRGDHPLGPVRTVAPSAGVVDRGVATVDGTGGGQALAALDRWHRLLEAVGANPAPQLKSGGMGVRDLRRIARTVGVEEDVAALDIEVLAAAGLLGTSDPRVPARAARGAASWGAPSWTPTSLVDALWAGPEENAWALLALTWLDLRRNPGRIGARDVSGKVITPLAAEVAWTRGPAERRSVLRELAALPAGSGMGEAALADLLGWRSPLRPAEHRAAVLSSTLREATSIGIVAFDALTTAGRALLDADTETAARALTAALPAPVEQFLVQADLTVVAPGRLTPELAGRLAESADVESAGSATVFRVTPESLRRALDRGVTAADLHQLFTTYSATPVPQALTYLVDDVARRYGVLRVGAAATYLRSDDPALIDQAIAATAALAVPLRRLAPTVAISTAAGEELLTALRGAGLDPAAEDAAGTVVDIRPRPHRVTAEATPHRGWTEPPVVPAQQLADLVGRMRSADRAAARGDRPTDRGPAETVALLASAIEERGAVWIGYAESDGTTTRRRVEPVNLFDGSLVAFDVLRSKVRVFALHRVVTVDRIPAAEQTPSA